A single region of the Pseudomonas mandelii genome encodes:
- the ureE gene encoding urease accessory protein UreE, translated as MLVIHRRIDPQPVWAAELHLTFEARSKSRLRCFSAEGEDVGLFLERGQPPLYDGECLQAEDGRIVRVCARPEQLLHVTCANAFELTRAAYHLGNRHVALQVGDGWLRLLDDYVLKAMLEQLEANVDNIEAPFQPEHGAYGGGHHHSRHGDEDFNYPPKLHQFGVRL; from the coding sequence ATGCTGGTGATTCATCGCAGAATCGACCCTCAACCCGTCTGGGCCGCCGAGTTGCACCTGACTTTCGAGGCCCGGAGCAAAAGCCGTTTGCGCTGTTTCAGTGCCGAAGGCGAGGACGTCGGTTTGTTTTTGGAGCGCGGTCAGCCGCCACTGTATGACGGTGAGTGCCTGCAAGCCGAAGATGGGCGCATCGTCCGCGTCTGCGCCCGCCCCGAACAATTGCTGCACGTTACGTGCGCCAACGCGTTCGAACTGACTCGCGCGGCCTATCACCTGGGCAATCGCCACGTCGCCCTGCAAGTCGGTGATGGCTGGTTGCGCCTGCTCGATGATTACGTGCTCAAGGCCATGCTCGAACAGCTGGAGGCCAACGTCGACAACATCGAGGCACCGTTCCAGCCGGAACACGGCGCCTATGGGGGCGGCCATCACCATTCCCGCCACGGCGACGAGGACTTCAACTACCCGCCGAAATTGCACCAGTTCGGCGTCCGGTTATGA
- a CDS encoding urease accessory protein UreF yields MNPAWALLRLASPQLPIGGYSYSQGLEMAVDNGRVNDADSARRWISDQLLLNLARFEAPLLLAHCTAAFDENWGQLLQRCEEHRASRETRELHQESRQMGYSLQQLLNGLPELDAPARAFLQQRPEPHLALGWALAARAWQISPQDALAAWLWSWLENQLAVLMKTLPLGQQAAQRLTSELLPLLQQAQQDATRINPEHYGSAAFGLSLACMAHERQYSRLFRS; encoded by the coding sequence ATGAACCCGGCCTGGGCGCTGCTGCGCCTGGCCAGCCCACAACTGCCGATTGGCGGCTACAGCTATTCGCAAGGCCTGGAGATGGCGGTGGATAACGGCCGGGTGAACGATGCAGACAGCGCGCGACGCTGGATCAGCGATCAGTTGTTGCTGAACCTGGCACGCTTCGAAGCGCCGCTGCTGCTCGCCCATTGCACCGCTGCCTTTGATGAGAACTGGGGCCAGTTGCTGCAACGCTGCGAAGAACATCGTGCCAGCCGGGAAACCCGCGAGCTGCATCAGGAAAGCCGGCAGATGGGCTATTCATTGCAACAACTGCTCAACGGCTTGCCGGAACTCGATGCGCCGGCCCGCGCCTTTCTCCAGCAGCGCCCTGAGCCGCATTTGGCCCTCGGCTGGGCGCTTGCCGCTCGCGCCTGGCAGATCAGCCCGCAAGATGCGCTGGCGGCGTGGCTCTGGAGCTGGCTGGAAAATCAATTGGCGGTGCTGATGAAAACCCTGCCCCTGGGCCAGCAAGCCGCGCAACGCCTGACCAGCGAACTGCTGCCACTGCTGCAACAAGCCCAGCAGGACGCCACCCGAATCAACCCCGAACACTACGGCAGCGCCGCGTTCGGCCTGTCCCTGGCGTGCATGGCCCATGAGCGCCAGTACAGCCGTCTGTTCCGTTCCTAG
- the ureG gene encoding urease accessory protein UreG: MNTQPLRVGIGGPVGSGKTALTLALCLALRDRYNLAVVTNDIYTREDADFLVRNEALAPERIIGVETGGCPHTAIREDASINLEAVDQLNRRFPGLDLILVESGGDNLSATFSPELSDLTIYVIDVSAGDKLPRKGGPGICKSDLLVINKVDLAPLVGASLELMDSDTTRMRNGKPFVFSNQKTGLGLEAIIAFIERQGLLTAA; this comes from the coding sequence ATGAACACACAACCCCTGCGCGTCGGCATCGGCGGACCGGTCGGTTCCGGTAAAACCGCCCTGACGCTGGCGCTCTGCCTGGCCCTGCGCGACCGCTACAACCTGGCCGTCGTCACCAACGACATCTACACCCGCGAAGACGCCGACTTCCTGGTGCGCAACGAAGCCCTGGCCCCTGAGCGCATCATCGGCGTGGAAACCGGCGGCTGCCCGCACACGGCGATCCGCGAAGACGCCTCGATCAACCTCGAAGCGGTGGATCAACTGAACCGCCGCTTTCCGGGGCTGGATCTGATTCTGGTGGAGTCCGGCGGCGATAACCTGTCGGCGACCTTCAGCCCGGAACTGTCCGACCTGACCATTTACGTGATCGACGTCTCGGCGGGCGACAAGCTGCCGCGCAAGGGCGGGCCGGGGATCTGCAAGTCCGACTTGCTGGTGATCAACAAGGTCGACCTCGCGCCGCTGGTGGGCGCGTCGCTGGAACTGATGGACAGCGACACCACGCGCATGCGCAACGGCAAGCCGTTTGTCTTCAGCAATCAGAAAACCGGCTTGGGCCTGGAAGCAATCATCGCCTTCATCGAACGCCAAGGCCTGCTGACCGCAGCCTGA
- a CDS encoding HupE/UreJ family protein — protein MTLKRILGTLALLLTPAIAFAHPGHGDNGLIAGISHPIGGLDHLLAMVAVGLWAAQQKGAARWALPCTFVGTMLIGGLLGFEGLNLPALESGIAASVLALGLAVALAVRPPLSVAVGATALFALFHGVAHGLELPDMSSPWAYAAGFVAATAALHAAGYAVVRVLPQAAAPLVRLAGAASAATGAWLLAG, from the coding sequence ATGACACTGAAACGCATCCTGGGCACCCTGGCCCTGCTGCTGACCCCGGCCATCGCCTTCGCGCACCCGGGTCATGGCGACAACGGTTTGATCGCCGGCATCAGCCACCCGATTGGCGGCCTTGATCACTTGCTGGCGATGGTGGCGGTGGGTTTGTGGGCGGCGCAGCAGAAAGGCGCCGCGCGCTGGGCGCTGCCGTGCACCTTCGTTGGCACCATGCTGATTGGCGGACTGCTGGGTTTTGAAGGATTGAACCTGCCGGCGCTGGAAAGCGGCATTGCGGCATCGGTGCTGGCGCTGGGCCTGGCCGTGGCCCTGGCCGTGCGTCCGCCGCTGAGCGTGGCGGTCGGTGCGACGGCTTTGTTTGCGCTGTTCCATGGTGTGGCCCATGGGCTGGAGTTGCCGGACATGTCGAGCCCTTGGGCGTATGCCGCAGGGTTTGTGGCGGCGACGGCGGCGTTGCATGCCGCGGGTTATGCCGTGGTGCGCGTGTTGCCGCAAGCGGCGGCGCCGTTGGTTCGATTGGCCGGTGCGGCTTCGGCGGCGACTGGTGCGTGGTTGCTCGCAGGTTGA
- a CDS encoding AGE family epimerase/isomerase, whose product MPPVSRSASQPELTALFASVQQHFQDVIVPLWQGPGWNADMALPYEALDAGHQPLPPQRYRAMACARQLYLFSSLIGQVPAAEERAAALFRSLQQHFHDAEHGGWFYSIDPQGAPLDQRKDLYTHAFILFACAHYWGKVREPLVESVLNATLEVLAQRFATGDGLYEASLDRDWSSLDSGPLQNPLMHLAEAFLATLSVREDIAVQRALVELCTAMQKRFIDPHHSVLMEKPLGAVDNWFEPGHQFEWYFLLESSPLLHGSKLHASLERAFVLTEQLGVDPQTGAVTAMLDLNGSAKDATQRIWAQAEYLRALTLRPNSEGSVQRQLQALQQRFLHARGWYECRDEQGEVSRKDMPSTTPYHLATCYRGLVDYLG is encoded by the coding sequence ATGCCGCCTGTTTCCCGCTCTGCCTCCCAGCCTGAATTGACAGCTCTGTTCGCCTCGGTGCAACAGCATTTCCAGGACGTGATCGTGCCGCTCTGGCAAGGCCCCGGCTGGAATGCCGACATGGCGTTGCCTTATGAAGCGCTGGACGCCGGGCATCAACCGCTGCCGCCCCAACGCTATCGGGCGATGGCCTGCGCGCGGCAGCTGTATCTGTTTTCCAGCCTGATCGGCCAGGTGCCGGCCGCCGAGGAACGCGCCGCGGCGCTGTTCCGTTCCTTGCAACAGCATTTTCACGACGCCGAGCACGGCGGCTGGTTCTACAGCATCGACCCGCAAGGTGCGCCACTGGATCAGCGCAAAGACCTCTACACCCACGCCTTTATCCTGTTCGCCTGCGCCCATTACTGGGGCAAGGTGCGCGAGCCGCTGGTGGAATCGGTCCTCAACGCGACACTGGAAGTGCTGGCGCAGCGCTTCGCCACAGGCGACGGCCTGTACGAAGCCAGCCTCGACCGCGACTGGTCCTCGCTCGACTCCGGCCCCCTGCAAAATCCCTTGATGCATCTGGCCGAAGCTTTCCTCGCGACCCTGTCGGTGCGAGAAGACATCGCCGTACAGCGCGCGCTGGTCGAGTTATGCACAGCCATGCAGAAGCGTTTTATTGACCCGCACCACAGCGTGCTGATGGAAAAACCGCTGGGCGCTGTGGATAACTGGTTTGAACCGGGGCATCAGTTCGAGTGGTATTTCCTGCTGGAGTCTTCGCCACTGCTGCACGGCTCAAAACTGCATGCTTCGCTGGAGCGCGCGTTTGTACTCACCGAACAACTGGGCGTTGATCCACAAACGGGTGCGGTGACGGCGATGCTCGATCTGAATGGCTCTGCCAAGGATGCCACTCAACGCATCTGGGCCCAGGCTGAATACCTGCGCGCCCTGACCTTGCGTCCAAATAGCGAAGGCTCGGTGCAACGCCAATTGCAAGCATTGCAGCAACGCTTTTTGCATGCGAGGGGGTGGTATGAATGTCGCGACGAGCAGGGCGAAGTCAGCCGCAAGGACATGCCATCGACCACGCCTTATCACTTGGCCACTTGCTATCGAGGGCTGGTCGATTATCTCGGCTGA